A stretch of Oryza brachyantha chromosome 4, ObraRS2, whole genome shotgun sequence DNA encodes these proteins:
- the LOC102701257 gene encoding E3 ubiquitin-protein ligase RNF14-like, translating into MMALEAIYGDDLALFGKKGGLHYFEIYIHYNLNEGTEVCAKLSSANSNPKDGRCSDGIEEHGDEPDEFSYSCNFEYLPPLVLTCLLPLTYPSKDPPYFTITVKWMDGPNVSQLCEMLDTLWAELPGQEVVYQWVEWLRNSSRSYLWFDGKITLGPDIPMHKVDCRAISRSLSLESVIPSMLSYSSKKLYQAFLEDLHMCMICLNQSKGSNFIRLPCQHLFCVKCLGTLCRMHVKEGSVFQLVCPDTKCNASIPPYVLKRLLMEDEFERWDRLRWSQKALDSMSDVVYCPRCVIGCLEDEDNNAQCPKCSFFFCSFCKEPCHPSKQCLTPEEKLQRRQASGRMSEREMAQEMLSIKALYSDVRLCPKCRMAISKTEGCNKMVCGNCGQFFCFRCGKAIKGYDHFSECQLFAPRDISAWERQMEEQFGNHVRTSLRPVGGTVRCPKCRERNFKDDEKYIFCWACRANYCTLCRREVQDKRGHFGSPECVGLEDF; encoded by the exons GATGGCTTTGGAGGCGATATATGGCGATGATCTGGCTTTATTTGGAAAGAAAGGGGGGCTCCACTATTTCGAG ATTTACATACACTATAATTTGAATGAAGGCACTGAAGTGTGTGCTAAGCTCTCTTCAGCTAATAGCAATCCAAAAGATGGAAGATGTAGTGATGGAATAGAAGAGCATGGTGATGAACCAGATGAATTTTCTTACTCCTGCAATTTTGAGTACTTGCCTCCTTTGGTTTTGACATGCTTGCTTCCACTGACCTATCCTAGCAAAGACCCCCCATATTTTACTATCACTGTTAAGTGGATGGATGGGCCTAATGTTTCGCAACTCTGTGAGATGCTTGACACCCTTTGGGCAGAGTTGCCAGGGCAGGAAGTGGTATACCAGTGGGTGGAGTGGCTAAGAAATTCTTCTCGGTCATATCTTTGGTTTGATGGCAAAATTACTTTAGGTCCAGATATCCCAATGCACAAAGTGGATTGCCGTGCAATCTCAAGAAGTCTATCCTTGGAGTCTGTAATTCCTTCCATGCTCAGCTACAGTAGCAAGAAGCTCTATCAAGCTTTTCTTGAGGATCTCCACATGTGCATGATATGCCTTAACCAGAGCAAAG GTTCAAACTTTATCAGGCTTCCTTGCCAACACCTCTTTTGTGTGAAGTGCTTGGGGACCTTATGCAGGATGCATGTCAAGGAAGGTAGCGTTTTTCAGTTGGTATGCCCTGATACCAAGTGTAATGCTTCAATTCCACCCTATGTGTTGAAGAGGCTTCTTATGGAAGATGAATTTGAACGCTGGGACAggcttaggtggt cccaGAAAGCATTGGACTCAATGTCAGACGTGGTTTACTGTCCAAGATGTGTGATCGGTTGCTTGGAAGATGAGGATAACAATGCGCAATGTCCaaaatgttcttttttcttctgctcGTTTTGTAAGGAGCCATGCCATCCTAGTAAGCAGTGCCTGACTCCAGAGGAAAAGCTCCAGCGCCGTCAG GCGTCAGGAAGGATGTCTGAGAGAGAGATGGCACAGGAAATGCTGAGCATCAAAGCATTGTACAGCGACGTTCGATTATGTCCAAAGTGCCGAATGGCCATCAGCAAAACTGAAGGGTGCAACAAAATGGTCTGCGGCAACTGTGGTCAGTTCTTTTGCTTCCGCTGTGGCAAGGCCATAAAGGGTTATGATCATTTCAG TGAATGCCAGCTCTTCGCGCCTAGAGATATATCGGCGTGGGAGAGACAAATGGAAGAACAGTTTGGAAATCATGTACGAACTTCACTGCGCCCTGTAGGTGGTACAGTCAGGTGTCCGAAA